A window of the Gossypium hirsutum isolate 1008001.06 chromosome A05, Gossypium_hirsutum_v2.1, whole genome shotgun sequence genome harbors these coding sequences:
- the LOC107959953 gene encoding protein CROWDED NUCLEI 2 isoform X4 produces the protein MNKGQLNQELEMEMELLRLSKFSLQLRALVTESRDLRERNRTATEQIHLLIQKQKQTEEEYSRKLQELQAEVASCNESQQKLERKVSYLQNDNALLENKQKELQGIIRSLLQSRDSFINAYQESTHEMKQSIEARDRKIAVLSEKLNSHLSLFDSIEKEAFSVKQVVDTVERIVSEKEEVVAGLRREMDQVSAFEKAFVERINDLENRLKNDGYEFQRKNKIISELKAQLEAAKISDCSRAQIEELQKTISAKDTVIQNLISEKEALHFEVRSLANILQKIQNAVAHMNEEDRSAVSLKLESQEECQMNTSEEDNRIQDTTKHSAEQSPNKTCRMDPAENRGIELRSSYLRGIIQPATICKQTIPSTLVLQSLPVLQFVLIRNHQLMF, from the exons ATGAATAAAGGGCAGTTAAATCAAGAAttagaaatggaaatggaattgCTGAGGTTGTCCAAATTCAGTCTCCAGCTTCGAGCTCTCGTCACGGAATCTCGCGATCTCAGA GAGAGAAATCGTACCGCAACCGAACAAATTCATCTCTTAATCCAG AAACAAAAGCAAACCGAGGAGGAATACAGTAGAAAGTTACAAGAATTGCAAGCCGAAGTAGCTTCGTGCAACGAATCACAGCAAAAGCTTGAAAGAAAG GTGAGTTACCTTCAAAACGACAACGCTTTGCTTGAAAACAAACAAAAGGAGTTACAAGGAATCATCCGGAGCCTACTTCAGTCCAGGGATAGCTTTATAAATGCATATCAG GAATCTACTCATGAAATGAAACAGTCAATTGAAGCTAGAGATAGAAAAATAGCTGTCCTATCTGAGAAATTGAACTCTCATTTATCACTATTTGATTCAATAGAAAAGGAGGCATTCTCTGTCAAGCAGGTTGTGGATACTGTGGAAAGAATTGTGAGTGAAAAAGAGGAAGTAG TTGCTGGATTAAGGAGGGAAATGGATCAAGTCTCTGCATTTGAAAAAGCATTTGTTG AGAGGATCAATGACCTGGAAAATAGGCTGAAAAATGATGGGTATGAGTTtcaaagaaagaataaaataatttcagAGCTAAAAGCACAATTAGAAGCGGCAAAAATCAGTGATTGCAGCCGAGCTCAAATTGAAGAG CTTCAGAAAACCATATCAGCAAAGGATACTGTCATACAGAATCTAATATCTGAGAAAGAG GCATTGCATTTTGAGGTGAGAAGTTTGGCAAATATATTACAGAAGATCCAGAATGCTGTTGCACATATGAATGAAGAG GATAGAAGTGCCGTCTCTTTGAAGCTGGAAAGTCAAGAAGAGTGCCAAATGAATACATCAGAGGAAGATAATCG GATTCAAGATACAACTAAACACAGTGCTGAACAATCTCCAAATAAGACTTGCAGAATGGATCCTGCAGAGAATAGAGGTATTGAG CTTCGCAGCAGCTATCTCAGGGGTATAATTCAACCAGCCACCATTTGCAAGCAAACGATACCTTCAACTCTTGTGTTACAGAG TCTGCCTGTTCTCCAGTTTGTTCTGATCCGCAACCACCAGCTAATGTTTTGA
- the LOC107959953 gene encoding protein CROWDED NUCLEI 2 isoform X6, whose product MNKGQLNQELEMEMELLRLSKFSLQLRALVTESRDLRERNRTATEQIHLLIQKQKQTEEEYSRKLQELQAEVASCNESQQKLERKVSYLQNDNALLENKQKELQGIIRSLLQSRDSFINAYQESTHEMKQSIEARDRKIAVLSEKLNSHLSLFDSIEKEAFSVKQVVDTVERIVSEKEEVVAGLRREMDQVSAFEKAFVERINDLENRLKNDGYEFQRKNKIISELKAQLEAAKISDCSRAQIEELQKTISAKDTVIQNLISEKEALHFEVRSLANILQKIQNAVAHMNEEDRSAVSLKLESQEECQMNTSEEDNRIQDTTKHSAEQSPNKTCRMDPAENRGIELRSSYLRGIIQPATICKQTIPSTLVLQSLF is encoded by the exons ATGAATAAAGGGCAGTTAAATCAAGAAttagaaatggaaatggaattgCTGAGGTTGTCCAAATTCAGTCTCCAGCTTCGAGCTCTCGTCACGGAATCTCGCGATCTCAGA GAGAGAAATCGTACCGCAACCGAACAAATTCATCTCTTAATCCAG AAACAAAAGCAAACCGAGGAGGAATACAGTAGAAAGTTACAAGAATTGCAAGCCGAAGTAGCTTCGTGCAACGAATCACAGCAAAAGCTTGAAAGAAAG GTGAGTTACCTTCAAAACGACAACGCTTTGCTTGAAAACAAACAAAAGGAGTTACAAGGAATCATCCGGAGCCTACTTCAGTCCAGGGATAGCTTTATAAATGCATATCAG GAATCTACTCATGAAATGAAACAGTCAATTGAAGCTAGAGATAGAAAAATAGCTGTCCTATCTGAGAAATTGAACTCTCATTTATCACTATTTGATTCAATAGAAAAGGAGGCATTCTCTGTCAAGCAGGTTGTGGATACTGTGGAAAGAATTGTGAGTGAAAAAGAGGAAGTAG TTGCTGGATTAAGGAGGGAAATGGATCAAGTCTCTGCATTTGAAAAAGCATTTGTTG AGAGGATCAATGACCTGGAAAATAGGCTGAAAAATGATGGGTATGAGTTtcaaagaaagaataaaataatttcagAGCTAAAAGCACAATTAGAAGCGGCAAAAATCAGTGATTGCAGCCGAGCTCAAATTGAAGAG CTTCAGAAAACCATATCAGCAAAGGATACTGTCATACAGAATCTAATATCTGAGAAAGAG GCATTGCATTTTGAGGTGAGAAGTTTGGCAAATATATTACAGAAGATCCAGAATGCTGTTGCACATATGAATGAAGAG GATAGAAGTGCCGTCTCTTTGAAGCTGGAAAGTCAAGAAGAGTGCCAAATGAATACATCAGAGGAAGATAATCG GATTCAAGATACAACTAAACACAGTGCTGAACAATCTCCAAATAAGACTTGCAGAATGGATCCTGCAGAGAATAGAGGTATTGAG CTTCGCAGCAGCTATCTCAGGGGTATAATTCAACCAGCCACCATTTGCAAGCAAACGATACCTTCAACTCTTGTGTTACAGAG TTTGTTCTGA
- the LOC107959953 gene encoding protein CROWDED NUCLEI 2 isoform X3, which produces MNKGQLNQELEMEMELLRLSKFSLQLRALVTESRDLRERNRTATEQIHLLIQKQKQTEEEYSRKLQELQAEVASCNESQQKLERKVSYLQNDNALLENKQKELQGIIRSLLQSRDSFINAYQESTHEMKQSIEARDRKIAVLSEKLNSHLSLFDSIEKEAFSVKQVVDTVERIVSEKEEVVAGLRREMDQVSAFEKAFVERINDLENRLKNDGYEFQRKNKIISELKAQLEAAKISDCSRAQIEELQKTISAKDTVIQNLISEKEALHFEVRSLANILQKIQNAVAHMNEEDRSAVSLKLESQEECQMNTSEEDNRIQDTTKHSAEQSPNKTCRMDPAENRASQQLSQGYNSTSHHLQANDTFNSCVTEDTCGISVQQLDSECSTTQAETSNIQVKF; this is translated from the exons ATGAATAAAGGGCAGTTAAATCAAGAAttagaaatggaaatggaattgCTGAGGTTGTCCAAATTCAGTCTCCAGCTTCGAGCTCTCGTCACGGAATCTCGCGATCTCAGA GAGAGAAATCGTACCGCAACCGAACAAATTCATCTCTTAATCCAG AAACAAAAGCAAACCGAGGAGGAATACAGTAGAAAGTTACAAGAATTGCAAGCCGAAGTAGCTTCGTGCAACGAATCACAGCAAAAGCTTGAAAGAAAG GTGAGTTACCTTCAAAACGACAACGCTTTGCTTGAAAACAAACAAAAGGAGTTACAAGGAATCATCCGGAGCCTACTTCAGTCCAGGGATAGCTTTATAAATGCATATCAG GAATCTACTCATGAAATGAAACAGTCAATTGAAGCTAGAGATAGAAAAATAGCTGTCCTATCTGAGAAATTGAACTCTCATTTATCACTATTTGATTCAATAGAAAAGGAGGCATTCTCTGTCAAGCAGGTTGTGGATACTGTGGAAAGAATTGTGAGTGAAAAAGAGGAAGTAG TTGCTGGATTAAGGAGGGAAATGGATCAAGTCTCTGCATTTGAAAAAGCATTTGTTG AGAGGATCAATGACCTGGAAAATAGGCTGAAAAATGATGGGTATGAGTTtcaaagaaagaataaaataatttcagAGCTAAAAGCACAATTAGAAGCGGCAAAAATCAGTGATTGCAGCCGAGCTCAAATTGAAGAG CTTCAGAAAACCATATCAGCAAAGGATACTGTCATACAGAATCTAATATCTGAGAAAGAG GCATTGCATTTTGAGGTGAGAAGTTTGGCAAATATATTACAGAAGATCCAGAATGCTGTTGCACATATGAATGAAGAG GATAGAAGTGCCGTCTCTTTGAAGCTGGAAAGTCAAGAAGAGTGCCAAATGAATACATCAGAGGAAGATAATCG GATTCAAGATACAACTAAACACAGTGCTGAACAATCTCCAAATAAGACTTGCAGAATGGATCCTGCAGAGAATAGAG CTTCGCAGCAGCTATCTCAGGGGTATAATTCAACCAGCCACCATTTGCAAGCAAACGATACCTTCAACTCTTGTGTTACAGAG GATACGTGTGGAATATCAGTACAACAACTTGATTCAGAGTGCTCAACCACCCAAGCAGAAACATCCAATATCCAGGTTAAATTCTAG
- the LOC107959953 gene encoding protein CROWDED NUCLEI 2 isoform X2, whose product MNKGQLNQELEMEMELLRLSKFSLQLRALVTESRDLRERNRTATEQIHLLIQKQKQTEEEYSRKLQELQAEVASCNESQQKLERKVSYLQNDNALLENKQKELQGIIRSLLQSRDSFINAYQESTHEMKQSIEARDRKIAVLSEKLNSHLSLFDSIEKEAFSVKQVVDTVERIVSEKEEVVAGLRREMDQVSAFEKAFVERINDLENRLKNDGYEFQRKNKIISELKAQLEAAKISDCSRAQIEELQKTISAKDTVIQNLISEKEALHFEVRSLANILQKIQNAVAHMNEEDRSAVSLKLESQEECQMNTSEEDNRIQDTTKHSAEQSPNKTCRMDPAENRGIELRSSYLRGIIQPATICKQTIPSTLVLQRIRVEYQYNNLIQSAQPPKQKHPISRLNSSLALFVIFRR is encoded by the exons ATGAATAAAGGGCAGTTAAATCAAGAAttagaaatggaaatggaattgCTGAGGTTGTCCAAATTCAGTCTCCAGCTTCGAGCTCTCGTCACGGAATCTCGCGATCTCAGA GAGAGAAATCGTACCGCAACCGAACAAATTCATCTCTTAATCCAG AAACAAAAGCAAACCGAGGAGGAATACAGTAGAAAGTTACAAGAATTGCAAGCCGAAGTAGCTTCGTGCAACGAATCACAGCAAAAGCTTGAAAGAAAG GTGAGTTACCTTCAAAACGACAACGCTTTGCTTGAAAACAAACAAAAGGAGTTACAAGGAATCATCCGGAGCCTACTTCAGTCCAGGGATAGCTTTATAAATGCATATCAG GAATCTACTCATGAAATGAAACAGTCAATTGAAGCTAGAGATAGAAAAATAGCTGTCCTATCTGAGAAATTGAACTCTCATTTATCACTATTTGATTCAATAGAAAAGGAGGCATTCTCTGTCAAGCAGGTTGTGGATACTGTGGAAAGAATTGTGAGTGAAAAAGAGGAAGTAG TTGCTGGATTAAGGAGGGAAATGGATCAAGTCTCTGCATTTGAAAAAGCATTTGTTG AGAGGATCAATGACCTGGAAAATAGGCTGAAAAATGATGGGTATGAGTTtcaaagaaagaataaaataatttcagAGCTAAAAGCACAATTAGAAGCGGCAAAAATCAGTGATTGCAGCCGAGCTCAAATTGAAGAG CTTCAGAAAACCATATCAGCAAAGGATACTGTCATACAGAATCTAATATCTGAGAAAGAG GCATTGCATTTTGAGGTGAGAAGTTTGGCAAATATATTACAGAAGATCCAGAATGCTGTTGCACATATGAATGAAGAG GATAGAAGTGCCGTCTCTTTGAAGCTGGAAAGTCAAGAAGAGTGCCAAATGAATACATCAGAGGAAGATAATCG GATTCAAGATACAACTAAACACAGTGCTGAACAATCTCCAAATAAGACTTGCAGAATGGATCCTGCAGAGAATAGAGGTATTGAG CTTCGCAGCAGCTATCTCAGGGGTATAATTCAACCAGCCACCATTTGCAAGCAAACGATACCTTCAACTCTTGTGTTACAGAG GATACGTGTGGAATATCAGTACAACAACTTGATTCAGAGTGCTCAACCACCCAAGCAGAAACATCCAATATCCAGGTTAAATTCTAGTTTAGCATTATTTGTCATTTTTAGAAGATAG
- the LOC107959953 gene encoding protein CROWDED NUCLEI 2 isoform X1 — protein sequence MNKGQLNQELEMEMELLRLSKFSLQLRALVTESRDLRERNRTATEQIHLLIQKQKQTEEEYSRKLQELQAEVASCNESQQKLERKVSYLQNDNALLENKQKELQGIIRSLLQSRDSFINAYQESTHEMKQSIEARDRKIAVLSEKLNSHLSLFDSIEKEAFSVKQVVDTVERIVSEKEEVVAGLRREMDQVSAFEKAFVERINDLENRLKNDGYEFQRKNKIISELKAQLEAAKISDCSRAQIEELQKTISAKDTVIQNLISEKEALHFEVRSLANILQKIQNAVAHMNEEDRSAVSLKLESQEECQMNTSEEDNRIQDTTKHSAEQSPNKTCRMDPAENRASQQLSQGYNSTSHHLQANDTFNSCVTESACSPVCSDPQPPANVLSISVNGRMDTCGISVQQLDSECSTTQAETSNIQVKF from the exons ATGAATAAAGGGCAGTTAAATCAAGAAttagaaatggaaatggaattgCTGAGGTTGTCCAAATTCAGTCTCCAGCTTCGAGCTCTCGTCACGGAATCTCGCGATCTCAGA GAGAGAAATCGTACCGCAACCGAACAAATTCATCTCTTAATCCAG AAACAAAAGCAAACCGAGGAGGAATACAGTAGAAAGTTACAAGAATTGCAAGCCGAAGTAGCTTCGTGCAACGAATCACAGCAAAAGCTTGAAAGAAAG GTGAGTTACCTTCAAAACGACAACGCTTTGCTTGAAAACAAACAAAAGGAGTTACAAGGAATCATCCGGAGCCTACTTCAGTCCAGGGATAGCTTTATAAATGCATATCAG GAATCTACTCATGAAATGAAACAGTCAATTGAAGCTAGAGATAGAAAAATAGCTGTCCTATCTGAGAAATTGAACTCTCATTTATCACTATTTGATTCAATAGAAAAGGAGGCATTCTCTGTCAAGCAGGTTGTGGATACTGTGGAAAGAATTGTGAGTGAAAAAGAGGAAGTAG TTGCTGGATTAAGGAGGGAAATGGATCAAGTCTCTGCATTTGAAAAAGCATTTGTTG AGAGGATCAATGACCTGGAAAATAGGCTGAAAAATGATGGGTATGAGTTtcaaagaaagaataaaataatttcagAGCTAAAAGCACAATTAGAAGCGGCAAAAATCAGTGATTGCAGCCGAGCTCAAATTGAAGAG CTTCAGAAAACCATATCAGCAAAGGATACTGTCATACAGAATCTAATATCTGAGAAAGAG GCATTGCATTTTGAGGTGAGAAGTTTGGCAAATATATTACAGAAGATCCAGAATGCTGTTGCACATATGAATGAAGAG GATAGAAGTGCCGTCTCTTTGAAGCTGGAAAGTCAAGAAGAGTGCCAAATGAATACATCAGAGGAAGATAATCG GATTCAAGATACAACTAAACACAGTGCTGAACAATCTCCAAATAAGACTTGCAGAATGGATCCTGCAGAGAATAGAG CTTCGCAGCAGCTATCTCAGGGGTATAATTCAACCAGCCACCATTTGCAAGCAAACGATACCTTCAACTCTTGTGTTACAGAG TCTGCCTGTTCTCCAGTTTGTTCTGATCCGCAACCACCAGCTAATGTTTTGAGTATCTCTGTAAATGGAAGAATG GATACGTGTGGAATATCAGTACAACAACTTGATTCAGAGTGCTCAACCACCCAAGCAGAAACATCCAATATCCAGGTTAAATTCTAG
- the LOC107959953 gene encoding protein CROWDED NUCLEI 2 isoform X5 gives MNKGQLNQELEMEMELLRLSKFSLQLRALVTESRDLRERNRTATEQIHLLIQKQKQTEEEYSRKLQELQAEVASCNESQQKLERKVSYLQNDNALLENKQKELQGIIRSLLQSRDSFINAYQESTHEMKQSIEARDRKIAVLSEKLNSHLSLFDSIEKEAFSVKQVVDTVERIVSEKEEVVAGLRREMDQVSAFEKAFVERINDLENRLKNDGYEFQRKNKIISELKAQLEAAKISDCSRAQIEELQKTISAKDTVIQNLISEKEALHFEVRSLANILQKIQNAVAHMNEEDRSAVSLKLESQEECQMNTSEEDNRIQDTTKHSAEQSPNKTCRMDPAENRASQQLSQGYNSTSHHLQANDTFNSCVTEFVLIRNHQLMF, from the exons ATGAATAAAGGGCAGTTAAATCAAGAAttagaaatggaaatggaattgCTGAGGTTGTCCAAATTCAGTCTCCAGCTTCGAGCTCTCGTCACGGAATCTCGCGATCTCAGA GAGAGAAATCGTACCGCAACCGAACAAATTCATCTCTTAATCCAG AAACAAAAGCAAACCGAGGAGGAATACAGTAGAAAGTTACAAGAATTGCAAGCCGAAGTAGCTTCGTGCAACGAATCACAGCAAAAGCTTGAAAGAAAG GTGAGTTACCTTCAAAACGACAACGCTTTGCTTGAAAACAAACAAAAGGAGTTACAAGGAATCATCCGGAGCCTACTTCAGTCCAGGGATAGCTTTATAAATGCATATCAG GAATCTACTCATGAAATGAAACAGTCAATTGAAGCTAGAGATAGAAAAATAGCTGTCCTATCTGAGAAATTGAACTCTCATTTATCACTATTTGATTCAATAGAAAAGGAGGCATTCTCTGTCAAGCAGGTTGTGGATACTGTGGAAAGAATTGTGAGTGAAAAAGAGGAAGTAG TTGCTGGATTAAGGAGGGAAATGGATCAAGTCTCTGCATTTGAAAAAGCATTTGTTG AGAGGATCAATGACCTGGAAAATAGGCTGAAAAATGATGGGTATGAGTTtcaaagaaagaataaaataatttcagAGCTAAAAGCACAATTAGAAGCGGCAAAAATCAGTGATTGCAGCCGAGCTCAAATTGAAGAG CTTCAGAAAACCATATCAGCAAAGGATACTGTCATACAGAATCTAATATCTGAGAAAGAG GCATTGCATTTTGAGGTGAGAAGTTTGGCAAATATATTACAGAAGATCCAGAATGCTGTTGCACATATGAATGAAGAG GATAGAAGTGCCGTCTCTTTGAAGCTGGAAAGTCAAGAAGAGTGCCAAATGAATACATCAGAGGAAGATAATCG GATTCAAGATACAACTAAACACAGTGCTGAACAATCTCCAAATAAGACTTGCAGAATGGATCCTGCAGAGAATAGAG CTTCGCAGCAGCTATCTCAGGGGTATAATTCAACCAGCCACCATTTGCAAGCAAACGATACCTTCAACTCTTGTGTTACAGAG TTTGTTCTGATCCGCAACCACCAGCTAATGTTTTGA